From Mesobacillus boroniphilus, the proteins below share one genomic window:
- a CDS encoding YvrJ family protein gives MEQLIPFISDVGFPIVVTLYLLHRIEAKLDTVVQSIQGLPARLQERQEPEPVYTQKAIREVNH, from the coding sequence ATGGAACAGCTTATTCCGTTCATCAGCGATGTCGGGTTCCCGATTGTCGTGACACTGTACTTGCTTCACCGAATCGAAGCCAAGCTGGATACGGTCGTCCAATCGATCCAGGGCCTGCCCGCGAGATTGCAGGAAAGGCAAGAGCCAGAGCCGGTTTATACCCAAAAGGCAATCCGTGAAGTCAATCACTAA
- a CDS encoding DUF2922 domain-containing protein, with product MAKTLELQFATDLGKYAKLTVDNPTEPVDPAAVKLAMEQIIASNAFQPTNGTLISVHSARVVERNVTDYELI from the coding sequence ATGGCTAAAACACTTGAGCTGCAATTCGCTACCGACCTTGGCAAGTATGCCAAGCTTACAGTTGATAATCCGACTGAACCGGTTGATCCAGCTGCTGTCAAGCTGGCAATGGAACAAATCATCGCTTCCAATGCATTCCAGCCAACGAACGGAACCCTTATTTCCGTTCACAGTGCACGCGTCGTCGAACGTAACGTCACTGACTATGAACTAATTTAA
- a CDS encoding DUF1659 domain-containing protein, which yields MAMAMLKDSNIRLMFEAGVDEKGEPIFKGKTYRYVRKSATADQVQQAAVALGGLSANLLSSVERNDSFDII from the coding sequence ATGGCAATGGCGATGTTGAAGGATTCTAATATCAGGCTGATGTTTGAGGCTGGTGTTGATGAGAAGGGCGAGCCGATCTTCAAGGGCAAGACTTACCGCTATGTAAGAAAATCAGCTACTGCTGACCAGGTTCAGCAGGCGGCTGTAGCACTTGGTGGCCTTAGCGCGAACTTGTTAAGCTCTGTGGAGCGTAACGACAGCTTTGATATCATCTAA
- a CDS encoding PH domain-containing protein: MVATQAILAWTFISECPIPNDVNELLVEGEKAVAAYKTVRDSAIFTNKRLIVRDAQGLTGKKVEIYSLPYSSINMWSTENAGSLFDVNAEVELWTRAGHIKVNLKKGVDIRKFDKLIAEAIL, from the coding sequence ATGGTTGCAACACAAGCAATTTTAGCGTGGACGTTTATCTCTGAGTGCCCGATTCCTAATGACGTGAATGAGCTTTTAGTAGAAGGTGAAAAGGCAGTCGCCGCTTATAAAACCGTTCGGGACAGCGCGATTTTCACAAACAAGCGGTTGATTGTCAGGGACGCGCAGGGACTTACCGGTAAAAAGGTGGAGATCTACTCCCTGCCGTATTCATCCATCAATATGTGGTCCACCGAAAATGCAGGCAGCTTGTTCGACGTGAACGCCGAAGTGGAATTATGGACCAGGGCCGGCCATATTAAGGTCAACTTGAAAAAAGGCGTAGATATTCGCAAGTTTGATAAGCTGATAGCTGAAGCGATTTTATAA
- a CDS encoding mechanosensitive ion channel family protein, producing MTWWEYLLSYEVLKNLGISIGIFFLFLLFRKLFTKYVFKLMLKLGQKTPTELFSNITVAFEQPIRWLFIIIGIYVAADYFPFMEQSNPLFLKIIRASVIVLIAGGLYNLSSGSSLLFMKINDRFNMEIDQILIPFFSKAIRFIIVAISISIIAQVFEYDVNGFIAGLGLGGLAFALAAKDAIGNLFGGIIIITEKPFTIGEWIKTPSVEGTVEDISFRSTRVRTFAQAVVTVPNAILANESITNWSKMGKRQITFKLGVTYDTPRMKLQRTIVRIEETLRANDDIHPDTIFVKFDEYNDSSLDIFLYFFTKTTVWEEYLTVKEEINFAIMEILEEEGVSVAFPSRTLYVETQADPVGKMAGTM from the coding sequence ATGACCTGGTGGGAATATCTTTTGTCTTATGAAGTGCTGAAAAATTTGGGGATCTCCATAGGGATCTTCTTTTTATTCCTTTTATTCAGGAAGCTTTTCACGAAGTATGTGTTTAAGCTGATGTTAAAACTCGGCCAGAAAACGCCGACTGAGCTTTTCTCCAATATAACCGTCGCATTTGAGCAGCCGATTCGATGGTTATTTATCATTATAGGAATCTATGTTGCAGCGGATTATTTTCCTTTCATGGAGCAATCTAATCCACTATTCTTAAAGATTATTAGAGCGTCAGTCATCGTTCTGATCGCCGGGGGACTGTACAATCTATCTTCGGGTTCATCACTGCTCTTCATGAAAATCAATGATCGTTTTAACATGGAAATCGACCAGATTTTGATTCCATTCTTCTCAAAAGCGATCCGGTTCATCATCGTCGCAATCAGCATCAGCATTATCGCGCAGGTGTTCGAATACGATGTCAATGGATTCATTGCAGGGCTTGGCTTAGGTGGCCTCGCGTTTGCGCTGGCAGCAAAGGACGCGATTGGGAACTTGTTCGGCGGCATCATCATTATTACCGAAAAACCATTTACGATTGGTGAGTGGATCAAAACTCCGAGTGTCGAGGGAACGGTTGAGGACATTTCCTTCAGAAGCACGAGAGTCCGTACCTTCGCACAAGCCGTCGTCACGGTTCCAAATGCCATTTTAGCAAATGAATCAATCACGAATTGGAGCAAAATGGGGAAAAGGCAGATCACGTTCAAGCTAGGTGTTACGTATGACACACCTAGAATGAAGCTGCAAAGAACGATCGTTAGGATTGAAGAAACATTGAGAGCAAATGACGACATCCATCCTGATACGATTTTTGTTAAGTTTGACGAATATAATGACAGCAGCCTCGACATCTTCCTGTATTTCTTCACTAAAACAACCGTCTGGGAAGAATACCTGACAGTGAAGGAAGAAATCAATTTCGCGATCATGGAAATCCTCGAAGAAGAAGGCGTATCCGTCGCATTCCCAAGCAGGACATTATATGTGGAAACACAGGCAGATCCCGTTGGCAAAATGGCAGGAACAATGTAA
- a CDS encoding acetate uptake transporter, whose protein sequence is MDTKDQTQIKITTADPSALGLFGLAMVTLVASSQKLGMTDGVSFIIPWAIFLGGLAQLYAAILDGKHNNIFGMTAFGAFGLFWFGVGTTWLIQLGFFGESLAADGDAKQLGMAFIGYLIFSIFMTVGALETNKVLFFIFILIDFLFIGLSLSSFGVIQEASHMLAAVAELCIAILSFYGSAANVLNTHFGRVVLPIGKPFGIFKK, encoded by the coding sequence ATGGATACGAAAGATCAAACACAAATTAAAATCACAACAGCAGATCCATCAGCACTTGGTTTGTTTGGACTGGCGATGGTTACATTGGTGGCATCGTCCCAGAAACTTGGAATGACAGATGGCGTTTCATTCATCATTCCTTGGGCTATTTTCCTTGGTGGTCTTGCACAGCTATATGCTGCCATTCTTGACGGCAAGCATAATAATATATTTGGAATGACAGCTTTCGGCGCGTTCGGCCTTTTCTGGTTCGGTGTCGGAACGACTTGGCTGATTCAACTTGGATTTTTCGGTGAAAGCCTTGCAGCCGACGGCGATGCCAAGCAGTTAGGAATGGCCTTCATTGGTTACCTGATTTTCAGTATTTTTATGACCGTTGGTGCCCTGGAAACAAATAAAGTCTTGTTCTTTATCTTCATATTGATCGATTTCTTGTTTATTGGACTTTCATTAAGTTCATTTGGCGTTATCCAAGAAGCATCACATATGCTGGCAGCTGTGGCGGAACTTTGTATTGCGATTCTTTCATTTTACGGATCAGCAGCCAATGTGCTGAATACCCACTTTGGAAGAGTTGTTCTGCCGATTGGAAAGCCATTCGGGATTTTTAAAAAATAA
- a CDS encoding formate/nitrite transporter family protein, which produces MAYYKPEQIMDITIGSGQKKTSYSLMQTMILGFQAGAFISLGFLLYIRVTAPLAGPLEGLSSLIGAAVFPIGLILTLLAGGELLTGNMMAVPLAGLARKVSGWQVMKNWSLITLSNFLGAIFVAYVFGHLTGLTESGIYLEKTISIAEHKIEATFLEAFLSGIGCNWLVALAVWLSYGSEDMGGKILGIWFPTMAFVAIGFQHVVANMFVIPAAIFAGSFTWIEYFHNFVPVFLGNAAGGTLFVAMAYWYSYNKKTSPQKQKHVSLVKNSSGVSVK; this is translated from the coding sequence ATGGCCTATTACAAACCTGAACAAATTATGGATATTACAATTGGAAGCGGACAAAAGAAGACGAGTTATTCATTAATGCAAACAATGATCCTCGGTTTTCAGGCTGGAGCCTTCATATCTCTTGGCTTTCTCCTTTACATAAGAGTGACCGCCCCGCTTGCAGGGCCGCTTGAAGGCTTGAGCAGCTTGATTGGCGCAGCTGTTTTCCCGATTGGCTTGATCCTCACGCTGTTGGCGGGAGGGGAATTGCTGACAGGAAATATGATGGCTGTGCCGCTTGCAGGGCTTGCCCGCAAAGTTTCGGGCTGGCAGGTGATGAAAAATTGGAGTTTGATCACACTCAGTAATTTTCTTGGCGCCATTTTTGTTGCATATGTATTTGGACATTTGACAGGGTTGACAGAGTCGGGTATTTACCTTGAAAAAACAATCAGCATCGCGGAGCATAAAATCGAAGCCACTTTTCTCGAAGCGTTCCTTTCAGGAATCGGCTGCAACTGGTTGGTTGCCCTAGCTGTCTGGCTGTCGTATGGATCGGAGGACATGGGAGGGAAAATCCTCGGAATCTGGTTCCCGACAATGGCGTTTGTGGCTATTGGATTCCAGCACGTGGTCGCCAACATGTTCGTCATTCCGGCTGCCATTTTCGCCGGATCTTTTACATGGATTGAATACTTCCACAATTTCGTGCCCGTGTTCCTGGGAAACGCAGCCGGTGGAACGCTGTTCGTCGCTATGGCCTACTGGTATTCATACAATAAGAAAACAAGTCCGCAGAAACAGAAGCATGTTTCCTTGGTGAAAAACAGCAGTGGTGTCTCAGTGAAATAA
- a CDS encoding cation acetate symporter codes for MSTFLEPKFLLTLILMGTIVYITYLTKRSATASDYFVGGRSFGWFTNGSAIGGDYLSAATFLGIAGLTYQLGYDGAYYAFCFSIGLTLLAIFVAGPLRRFGAYTVADFLAYRFHSRRARLAAVAVVLAISGFYAAPQLLGAAQILSMFFGTSYEFGIIFTCSVMIFYVGIGGMKGTTLNQALELWIRLGAFLLMVGAAIWGGLHYQDILASINEFKGTITGTASFTADGKDIPFDGSVWTGTGNYFPSFWQTISMTIGLSLGTIGLPHILLRFYTNPSAKAARRSALMAIGIASVFFLFAVYLGVVGRSIFLTGEADPAVMKDLIAGGNNMVVPSTAQALGGEWLLGLVIAGAFAAVFSNLSGLFIASSGALAHDLYATFFRKNITEKERVIAGKLSIIVLGVLYGVLGLMVKEASIGHLVALAFTVAASTFTPIFILGIWWRGMTEKGAIAGLVLGLAASMYMIFFKTTLPEFLQFNVPGIITVPIGFLSVYIVSKLDRKVPSDVNDFMKQVHSKESEAA; via the coding sequence ATGTCCACATTCCTTGAGCCGAAATTCCTGTTAACGTTAATCCTGATGGGAACCATTGTGTATATCACTTATCTTACAAAGAGAAGCGCGACTGCTTCCGACTACTTCGTCGGGGGACGCAGCTTCGGCTGGTTCACCAACGGCTCAGCGATTGGCGGCGACTATTTGAGCGCAGCCACCTTCCTAGGGATTGCCGGCCTGACCTATCAGCTCGGCTATGACGGTGCTTACTATGCATTTTGCTTCTCGATCGGCTTGACACTCCTGGCGATATTCGTCGCTGGACCGCTTCGCCGTTTTGGAGCCTATACAGTGGCTGACTTTTTGGCCTACCGGTTCCACAGCCGGCGCGCCCGCCTTGCAGCCGTCGCAGTCGTACTCGCTATTTCCGGTTTCTATGCAGCCCCTCAGCTGCTTGGCGCTGCTCAAATCCTAAGCATGTTTTTTGGCACCAGCTATGAATTCGGAATCATTTTTACCTGTTCCGTCATGATTTTCTATGTGGGAATCGGCGGCATGAAAGGTACTACTCTGAACCAGGCATTAGAATTATGGATTCGCCTTGGTGCGTTCCTCCTTATGGTCGGCGCAGCCATCTGGGGCGGACTTCATTATCAAGATATCCTGGCATCCATCAATGAGTTCAAAGGAACGATCACAGGTACAGCAAGCTTCACGGCTGATGGAAAAGATATTCCGTTTGACGGTTCTGTTTGGACTGGAACAGGCAACTACTTCCCTTCCTTCTGGCAAACCATTTCGATGACAATCGGGCTTTCACTTGGTACCATCGGGCTTCCGCACATCCTTTTGCGCTTCTACACAAACCCAAGCGCGAAAGCTGCCCGAAGGTCCGCCCTAATGGCAATCGGAATCGCGAGCGTGTTCTTCTTGTTCGCTGTTTACCTTGGAGTAGTAGGACGCTCCATCTTCTTGACTGGCGAAGCTGATCCAGCTGTCATGAAGGATCTGATTGCCGGCGGCAATAACATGGTTGTCCCGTCAACAGCACAAGCCCTTGGTGGAGAATGGTTGCTTGGCCTTGTCATCGCCGGTGCATTCGCAGCTGTATTCTCAAACCTTTCCGGGCTATTCATCGCAAGTTCAGGTGCATTGGCACATGATTTGTACGCAACCTTCTTCCGTAAAAACATTACTGAAAAAGAGCGCGTAATCGCTGGTAAACTTTCAATCATTGTTCTTGGCGTTTTGTATGGAGTCCTTGGTCTGATGGTAAAAGAAGCCTCCATCGGCCACCTTGTCGCACTAGCGTTCACTGTTGCGGCAAGTACGTTCACACCAATCTTTATCCTGGGGATCTGGTGGAGAGGCATGACGGAAAAAGGAGCCATCGCCGGCCTTGTATTGGGTCTCGCTGCCTCCATGTACATGATTTTCTTCAAGACGACACTGCCGGAGTTCCTGCAGTTCAACGTACCGGGAATCATCACCGTACCAATCGGATTCCTGTCAGTTTACATCGTCTCAAAGCTCGACCGCAAAGTGCCATCCGATGTAAACGACTTTATGAAGCAAGTTCATTCCAAAGAGTCAGAAGCCGCATAG
- a CDS encoding helix-turn-helix domain-containing protein, whose translation MYSIWLAVEDEGEYRKLAAWILEECQENCQLVDEENNIHIAIIEVNKWHDWVKIHRFRKRNKGCRVIPLLDPSLLHTSPLAIEFKLTYLLVKSVKQRIFLRTLKRAVDEIESENTRFAESEEVFHHIGAEQAIGQNDLPFREAFLRRLLSGEVKTEEELLQARFFLSGEAVPNVVCFIQGFVRCPDKRIQEDWQAPTVIQEFLKRQFEGYHLTFLSYRKHLLVLIQVPSEFGSLKHWKEGEGRILATIDSLENEYGIQLYIGVGSIYREPLLLHHSYKEACKARRTSPYERLQLRYYEEITKDMQIQKCTEYIYQYCTEDLSIKQVADQINLSVPYFSRIFKLETGRSFVEYVTFVRMQRAVWLLRHTDHTVEAIAEELGYNTPNYFSGTFKKYVGLSPRDYRATEEIIFV comes from the coding sequence TTGTATTCAATTTGGCTTGCGGTGGAAGATGAAGGGGAGTACAGAAAGCTGGCTGCATGGATTTTAGAAGAATGTCAGGAGAATTGTCAACTCGTAGACGAAGAGAATAATATACATATTGCGATTATCGAAGTGAACAAATGGCATGATTGGGTGAAAATTCATCGGTTCCGCAAACGGAATAAAGGCTGCCGGGTCATTCCGCTTCTGGACCCTTCCCTTTTGCACACCTCTCCACTGGCAATCGAGTTCAAGCTGACCTACCTCTTGGTAAAATCGGTGAAACAGCGGATTTTTTTACGTACATTAAAACGGGCGGTCGACGAGATTGAAAGTGAGAATACCAGATTCGCAGAAAGCGAGGAAGTATTCCATCATATCGGTGCGGAGCAGGCTATTGGGCAGAATGACTTGCCTTTTAGGGAGGCTTTTTTACGAAGACTGTTGTCAGGGGAAGTGAAGACAGAGGAGGAGCTTCTGCAGGCCCGCTTTTTCCTGTCAGGGGAAGCTGTTCCGAATGTGGTCTGTTTTATTCAGGGATTCGTCCGCTGTCCGGATAAACGAATACAAGAAGACTGGCAGGCTCCAACGGTCATCCAGGAGTTTTTAAAAAGACAGTTTGAAGGGTATCACCTCACTTTCCTGTCCTACAGGAAACATCTGCTCGTGCTGATTCAGGTGCCGTCGGAGTTTGGTTCATTGAAGCATTGGAAAGAGGGTGAAGGGCGAATCCTTGCGACAATTGACTCGTTGGAAAATGAATACGGGATTCAGCTTTATATTGGAGTAGGCTCCATTTATCGCGAGCCGCTGCTGCTGCACCATTCGTATAAAGAAGCTTGTAAAGCAAGGCGGACATCGCCATACGAAAGACTTCAGCTCCGTTATTATGAAGAAATCACAAAAGACATGCAAATTCAAAAATGTACCGAGTACATTTACCAGTACTGTACCGAGGACTTGTCAATCAAGCAGGTGGCCGATCAGATCAATCTGAGCGTCCCCTATTTCAGTCGTATATTTAAACTAGAAACGGGACGAAGCTTCGTCGAGTATGTCACCTTCGTTCGCATGCAGCGCGCCGTCTGGCTGCTGCGCCACACCGACCACACAGTGGAAGCCATCGCCGAAGAACTAGGGTACAACACCCCTAACTATTTCAGCGGAACATTTAAAAAATATGTCGGCCTGTCACCAAGGGATTATCGGGCGACCGAGGAGATTATTTTTGTTTAG
- a CDS encoding ABC transporter ATP-binding protein: protein MEKQQTSIKPFLSLIVSTNIPKAALFTGLAASIITTLAGLVVPILTKNLVDGFSVEAISVPLVIAIGAAFVIQALISGISIYLLSYVGQKVVARLRERMWTKLIRMPVRYFDKQSSGETVSRIVNDTSIVKELITSHFPNFSTGIISIIGAVVILLVMDWKMTLLMLISVPLTLAIMIPLGRKMAKIARGLQDETAVFTGHITQTLGEIRLMKASTAEKIEENNGYGGIDKLFNFGLKEARIFALIGPVMQLMIMVVIVIIIAYGGMRVVNGTMSTGALIAFLLYLFQIIMPITSFAMFFTQLQKAKGATERIIEILDQPLEEGQEGIETDISNLPITIDNVSFAYSEDEPVIEGVSLDAQPGQMVAFVGPSGGGKTTMFGLIERFYEPTKGEIRIGDTPIQKLSLSSWRNQIGYVSQESAMMAGTIRENLYYGLENGDKIPDERLWEVAKMAYADQFIADFPKGLDTEVGERGVKLSGGQRQRIAIARAFLRDPKILMMDEATASLDSQSEGIVQQALTRLMEGRTTFVIAHRLSTIVNADKIVFIEKGRVTGIGTHQELIQTHDLYREFAQQQLA, encoded by the coding sequence ATGGAGAAACAGCAAACAAGTATAAAGCCTTTCCTTTCACTCATTGTATCAACGAATATTCCGAAGGCTGCGCTTTTCACCGGGCTGGCTGCGAGTATCATCACGACCCTGGCTGGCCTGGTGGTTCCAATCCTGACGAAAAATCTGGTAGATGGCTTTTCTGTTGAGGCGATCAGCGTTCCGCTTGTCATCGCGATTGGCGCTGCATTCGTGATTCAGGCATTGATCAGCGGGATTTCCATCTATCTGCTCAGCTATGTCGGCCAAAAGGTCGTCGCGCGGCTGCGCGAACGGATGTGGACGAAGCTGATTCGCATGCCAGTCCGCTACTTTGACAAGCAGTCCAGCGGGGAAACGGTCAGCCGGATTGTCAATGACACCAGTATTGTCAAAGAGTTGATCACGAGCCATTTTCCTAATTTCTCAACGGGGATTATTTCAATCATCGGTGCTGTGGTGATTTTGCTCGTGATGGACTGGAAAATGACCTTGCTCATGCTAATTTCCGTGCCGCTCACGCTGGCAATCATGATTCCTCTCGGCAGGAAAATGGCTAAGATTGCGCGAGGGCTGCAGGATGAGACGGCTGTTTTCACCGGACATATCACCCAGACTCTCGGGGAAATTCGCTTAATGAAAGCTTCAACCGCGGAAAAAATTGAAGAGAATAACGGTTATGGCGGAATTGATAAACTGTTCAACTTTGGATTGAAGGAAGCGCGAATCTTTGCGTTGATTGGACCTGTCATGCAACTCATGATCATGGTCGTTATTGTCATCATCATTGCCTACGGAGGAATGCGCGTAGTTAACGGGACAATGTCCACAGGGGCGCTCATTGCCTTCCTGCTTTATCTGTTCCAGATTATTATGCCGATCACTTCGTTCGCGATGTTCTTTACCCAGCTGCAAAAAGCGAAAGGCGCGACAGAACGGATCATTGAAATTCTCGACCAGCCGCTTGAAGAAGGTCAGGAAGGCATCGAAACAGACATCAGCAACCTGCCCATCACCATCGATAATGTCAGCTTTGCCTACAGCGAGGATGAGCCGGTCATTGAAGGAGTTTCACTGGATGCGCAGCCTGGCCAGATGGTTGCTTTCGTCGGACCAAGCGGCGGCGGTAAAACTACCATGTTTGGCCTGATTGAACGTTTTTACGAACCAACAAAAGGAGAAATCCGGATTGGTGACACTCCGATCCAGAAACTATCGCTTTCCTCTTGGCGAAACCAAATCGGCTATGTCTCGCAGGAAAGCGCCATGATGGCTGGAACCATCCGCGAAAATCTGTACTATGGGCTGGAAAACGGAGACAAGATTCCGGATGAACGTCTTTGGGAGGTCGCAAAAATGGCCTATGCCGACCAATTCATCGCAGACTTTCCCAAAGGACTTGATACGGAAGTCGGCGAACGCGGCGTCAAACTGTCTGGCGGTCAAAGGCAGCGAATCGCAATCGCCCGCGCCTTTCTCCGTGATCCGAAAATCCTGATGATGGACGAAGCCACCGCCAGCCTCGACAGCCAGTCAGAAGGCATCGTCCAGCAGGCCCTGACCCGCCTGATGGAAGGCCGGACGACATTTGTCATCGCCCACAGGCTCTCCACCATCGTCAATGCGGATAAGATTGTTTTTATAGAAAAAGGAAGAGTGACCGGTATCGGCACTCACCAGGAATTAATCCAGACACATGATTTATACAGGGAGTTTGCACAGCAGCAGCTGGCTTAA
- a CDS encoding ABC transporter — protein MSNGVHAACSVFDLFLGVLVGAGLILLSYFGVIAVVLAWLGSFAATVNTAVGVIGIIAVILFAYCIFRRLWRCCFGGRC, from the coding sequence ATGAGTAATGGAGTTCATGCTGCATGCAGTGTGTTCGACTTATTTCTTGGAGTCCTGGTGGGGGCAGGATTGATTCTGTTATCCTATTTCGGCGTGATTGCTGTTGTCCTTGCTTGGTTGGGTTCATTCGCTGCTACAGTAAATACAGCTGTAGGTGTAATTGGTATTATCGCGGTAATATTGTTTGCGTATTGCATCTTCAGGAGATTATGGCGTTGTTGTTTTGGAGGACGGTGCTAA
- a CDS encoding bifunctional diguanylate cyclase/phosphodiesterase: MQPDLNSKSLFEVYKSLFDYNHDGCYALDMKGNFIGFNEAAVVITGYSLEEALDMNFISIIHDDFLEDTIQQFKQVTSGGRTRFETAIFKKDTGERVDLMVTAVPITLGKEILGIVGCAQDISKKKELEALLNGQNRILKMMAKGISYQEVLDEIVLFIESFTDGARCSILIADQEGKKLVQGSSPNLPPVYNVAVDGMPIGPKAGSCGTAAYLRKSVAVKDIESDSLWEEYRDLALSYGLKACWSTPVFDDDHRVIGTFGLYYCRSRSPREKDREIIQKATDLASLVIQHYQAKEKIDFMAYHDALTGLANRRLFDDRVNKALAETKVDEGEKLSLMFLDLDRFKFVNDSLGHSIGDRLLVHVSGKLKNNLGDGVFFSRQGGDEFTILLEHTTKEKAEAVARDILKTLEEPFVLDGTDIFITTSIGMSFYPDDGEKVDMLLSKADVAMYQAKKQGRNNYQLYDVLLDRKAFEKLQIENALRKALERNEFVLHYQPIINLYTNKVTGAEALIRWKNERVGFVSPDQFIPIAEETGLIIPIGEWVLKTAMLQLKDWHENGMEGLTMSVNLSIRQFYQPNLIPMIKETLELAGVEPRYLTIEITESMTMDVEKANVILHELKGIGVNISIDDFGTGYSSLSYLKRFPIDHLKIDRCFVKDIADNKSDENIATTIILMAHNLGLSVIAEGVETVDQLGLLKQHHCNQAQGYHFSKPVPGEEFPRIKVPS, from the coding sequence ATGCAGCCAGATTTAAATAGCAAATCTCTTTTTGAGGTATATAAATCCTTGTTTGATTATAACCATGATGGTTGCTACGCCCTTGATATGAAAGGAAATTTTATTGGGTTCAATGAAGCAGCTGTAGTGATAACGGGGTATTCGCTGGAAGAGGCTTTGGATATGAATTTCATTTCGATCATTCATGATGATTTCCTGGAAGATACAATTCAGCAATTTAAGCAAGTGACGTCAGGAGGGCGAACCAGATTTGAAACGGCCATCTTTAAAAAGGATACTGGTGAACGAGTTGACCTGATGGTTACGGCTGTTCCGATTACCCTAGGTAAGGAGATTTTGGGCATTGTCGGGTGTGCACAGGATATCTCGAAAAAAAAGGAGCTCGAGGCATTGTTGAACGGCCAAAATCGAATCCTTAAAATGATGGCGAAGGGAATCTCTTATCAAGAGGTCCTGGATGAGATTGTCCTTTTTATCGAGAGTTTTACAGACGGGGCCCGCTGTTCAATCTTGATTGCCGACCAAGAGGGAAAGAAATTAGTACAAGGGTCATCTCCTAATTTGCCGCCAGTATATAATGTGGCAGTTGATGGGATGCCGATTGGTCCAAAGGCTGGTTCCTGTGGCACGGCGGCCTATTTGAGGAAATCCGTGGCGGTAAAGGATATTGAGTCCGATTCGTTATGGGAGGAATACCGAGATCTGGCCCTCTCTTATGGTTTAAAGGCATGCTGGTCAACACCAGTTTTCGACGATGATCATAGGGTGATTGGCACGTTTGGCCTTTATTACTGCCGTTCAAGGTCTCCGCGTGAAAAGGACCGGGAAATCATCCAGAAAGCAACGGATCTCGCTAGCCTGGTGATCCAGCATTATCAGGCAAAAGAAAAAATTGATTTCATGGCGTATCATGATGCGCTGACAGGACTGGCGAACCGGCGGCTGTTTGATGATAGGGTTAATAAGGCTTTAGCTGAGACAAAAGTGGATGAAGGTGAAAAACTGAGCCTCATGTTTCTCGACCTGGACAGATTCAAATTCGTCAACGATTCTCTCGGTCATTCTATAGGTGACCGCTTGCTTGTACATGTGTCTGGAAAGTTGAAAAACAACCTTGGAGATGGAGTGTTTTTTTCAAGACAGGGCGGGGACGAGTTTACTATTTTACTAGAGCACACTACGAAGGAAAAAGCTGAAGCCGTGGCGCGTGATATCCTGAAGACATTAGAGGAGCCTTTTGTGCTTGATGGGACAGATATTTTCATCACAACGAGCATAGGCATGAGCTTTTACCCTGATGATGGCGAAAAAGTTGACATGCTGCTGAGCAAGGCGGATGTCGCGATGTATCAGGCAAAAAAACAGGGGCGCAACAATTACCAGCTGTATGATGTGTTGCTCGATCGCAAGGCATTCGAAAAGCTCCAGATTGAGAATGCGCTCCGTAAAGCGCTCGAGCGTAATGAATTTGTACTGCACTATCAGCCAATCATCAACCTGTATACCAATAAGGTAACGGGAGCGGAGGCGCTGATCCGCTGGAAAAATGAGAGGGTGGGGTTTGTCTCACCAGATCAGTTCATCCCAATCGCAGAAGAAACAGGGCTGATCATTCCGATTGGGGAATGGGTGCTGAAAACCGCCATGCTGCAGCTCAAGGACTGGCACGAAAACGGAATGGAAGGTTTGACGATGTCGGTTAACTTATCGATTCGCCAATTTTATCAGCCTAATTTGATTCCGATGATAAAGGAAACTCTTGAGTTAGCCGGAGTGGAGCCGAGGTACCTGACAATCGAGATTACCGAAAGCATGACGATGGACGTGGAAAAAGCAAACGTAATCCTTCATGAGCTGAAAGGAATTGGAGTTAATATCTCGATCGACGATTTCGGCACAGGCTACAGCTCGCTGAGTTACCTGAAGAGATTCCCGATTGATCATTTGAAAATTGACCGTTGCTTTGTGAAGGACATCGCCGATAATAAAAGCGACGAAAACATCGCTACAACGATTATTCTGATGGCGCATAATCTGGGGCTGTCCGTAATTGCGGAAGGAGTCGAAACAGTAGACCAGTTAGGATTGTTGAAGCAGCATCACTGCAATCAAGCACAAGGTTATCATTTCAGCAAACCCGTGCCAGGAGAAGAGTTTCCTAGAATCAAAGTTCCTTCGTGA